One window of the Psilocybe cubensis strain MGC-MH-2018 chromosome 12, whole genome shotgun sequence genome contains the following:
- a CDS encoding G1/S-specific cyclin pas1 — MPLLADQAVSTLSEIWHPQDIPSVFLPPAKVGGSSFPPTHSRPTSKQISSDLQSIASHTHPIHPHNSHPSVSGHNPSPTLLLASGTKSDQILPLKSFVYKVLRHSRTSKNVLQIALCYLESIRPKVPQILQEENIGIRSYAQPKSSIQKATPEELAMDAELTALENSGKINIINNFIDNSMQTFRVADSGSQDLAESCIYPQDSLSSVDVQVSTAPLSTTLSLPSPLLCPRRAFLASLILASKFSQEKCYSNRAWARLSGLPPREIGRCERALAQALQWRLWVGKCAFGESAATAT, encoded by the exons ATGCCTCT gctTGCCG atCAAGCTGTCAGCACCTTGTCCGAGATCTGGCACCCTCAGGATATTCCTTCCGTGTTCCTACCCCCCGCCAAAGTAGGGGGTAGCTCTTTTCCTCCTACTCATTCCCGTCCAACTTCCAAGCAGATCTCTTCCGATTTGCAATCCATAGCGTCTCATACACATCCAATACATCCACACAACAGTCATCCCTCCGTATCCGGCCATAACCCTTCCCCGACCCTCTTGCTTGCCTCGGGCACCAAATCCGATCAGATATTACCCCTCAAGTCTTTTGTTTATAAAGTCCTTCGCCACTCAAGGACATCTAAAAACGTACTGCAGATAGCACTATGTTATCTAGAATccattcgtcccaaggtCCCACAGATTTTGCAAGAGGAAAACATCGGCATTCGCTCTTATGCTCAGCCCAAAAGCAGTATTCAGAAAGCTACCCCAGAAGAGCTGGCGATGGATGCTGAGCTTACTGCTCTTGAGAACTCCGGcaagatcaacatcatcaataatttcattgacaattCTATGCAAACATTCCGTGTTGCCGATTCTGGTTCACAAGATCTGGCTGAATCGTGCATCTATCCACAAGACTCTCTGTCCAGCGTAGATGTGCAGGTCTCAACGGCTCCTCTTTCCACCACcctttctttgccatctccCCTCCTGTGTCCCCGTAGAGCCTTTCTGGCATCCCTCATCctggcctccaaattttcaCAAGAAAAGTGTTATTCTAACCGTGCTTGGGCAAGGTTATCTGGTCTCCCACCTCGTGAAATTGGTCGCTGCGAACGTGCCCTCGCACAAGCCTTGCAATGGCGACTCTGGGTCGGCAAATGCGCCTTTGGTGAGAGTGCTGCAACTGCCACATAG
- a CDS encoding Aromatic peroxygenase: protein MSSLKYSPPGKPPGPLKDTSSKLVNDARHPWKPVRPSDQRGPCPGLNTLASHGWLPRNGIATPAQIITAVQEGYNMENDLARFVTYAAHLVDGNVVTDLLSIGGKSKLTGPAPPPPAIVGGLNTHAVFEGDASNTRSDAFLGNNHEFNETLFDQLVGYANKYGAGKYNVTVAGEFKWRRIQDSIATNPEFNLLSPRIFTVYAEAVFPINFFIDGRQTDRQLDLDDARSFLQNMRFPDDFHRRNGSIGADEMRDIAAIHPINPGRNVGKVNNYVEDPTSAGLADSCKLYSSFVTDIVQKLYPAPTGNLRKALKINLDYFYNSIPVTIPGCAQVFPYGS, encoded by the exons ATGTCTTCGCTGAAATACAGCCCTCCCGGAAAGCCTCCAGGTCCTCTCAAAGATACATCGTCGAAGTTAGTTAATGATGCTCGTCATCCTTGGAAGCCAGTTCGTCCAAGTGATCAACGTGGGCCGTGCCCCGGTCTCAATACTCTTGCATCTCATGGA TGGCTTCCCAGGAACGGCATCGCCACTCCTGCACAAATTATTACAGCTGTTCAAGAAG GATATAATATGGAAAATGATCTTGCTAGATTTGTCACCTATGCGGCGCATTTGGTTGACGGAAATGTTGTGACCGACCTCCTCAGCATTGGCGGGAAGTCCAAGCTTACGGGACCTGCACCTCCCCCTCCTGCGATTGTTGGAGGTCTCAATACCCATGCTGTTTTTGAAGGAGATGCGAGCAACACTCGAT CCGATGCATTTCTCGGCAATAATCACGAGTTCAATGAAACTTTGTTCGACCAG CTCGTAGGATACGCCAACAAATACGGCGCCGGAAAGTACAACGTCACAGTGGCTGGCGAGTTCAAGTGGAGACGTATTCAAGATTCTATCGCCACAAACCCGGAATTCAATCTCCTTTCCCCTCGAATCTTTACGGTATACGCTGAGGCCGTGTTTCCCATCAACTTCTTCATTGATGGGCGCCAGACAGACCGCCAACTTGATCTCGATGATGCTCGCAGCTTCCTGCAGAATATGCGCTTCCCAGATGATTTCCACCGCCGAAATGGTTCTATTGGCGCAGATGAGATGAGGGATATTGCCGCCATACACCCGATCAATCCCGGCAGGAACGTGGGCAAAGTCAACAACTATGTCGAAGATCCTACCTCTGCTGGCCTTGCCGATTCGTGCAAGCTGTACAGCAGTTTCGTCACAGATATTGTCCAGAAGTTGTACCCCGCACCCACCGGAAACTTACGCAAAGCCTTGAAAATTAATTTAGACTACTTCTATAACAGTATCCCGGTGACTATACCTGGATGTGCCCAGGTCTTTCCCTATGGATCTTGA